In Aliiroseovarius pelagivivens, a single window of DNA contains:
- a CDS encoding 4Fe-4S dicluster domain-containing protein, translated as MTALPSKTDKKLGLVIDLDTCVGCHGCVTACKGWNTQNYGAPLSDQDAYGADPSGTFLNRVFSYEAQKEGCTSQTVHMPRSCLHCEDAPCVTVCPTGASYKREEDGIVLVNEDRCIGCGLCAWSCPYGARELDREAGVMKKCTLCVDRIYNENLPEEDRVPACVRTCPSGARHFGDLGDPDSDVSKLVADRGGFDLMPDLGTKPVNKYLPPRPKDQLDTAPLNKVADEPKGFLGWLDKALDKL; from the coding sequence ATGACTGCTTTGCCTTCGAAAACTGACAAGAAGCTGGGTCTGGTCATCGACCTTGATACCTGCGTGGGCTGCCATGGCTGCGTGACCGCCTGTAAGGGCTGGAACACGCAGAACTATGGCGCGCCGCTGTCCGACCAGGATGCCTATGGCGCGGATCCGTCCGGCACGTTCCTGAACCGTGTGTTCAGCTATGAAGCGCAGAAAGAGGGCTGTACCTCGCAAACCGTGCACATGCCCCGGTCCTGTCTGCATTGCGAAGACGCGCCCTGCGTGACCGTTTGCCCAACCGGCGCAAGCTATAAGCGCGAAGAAGACGGGATCGTTCTGGTGAACGAGGATCGCTGTATCGGCTGCGGCCTGTGCGCATGGTCCTGCCCCTATGGTGCGCGGGAACTGGATCGCGAAGCGGGTGTCATGAAGAAATGCACCCTCTGCGTGGACCGGATCTATAACGAGAACCTGCCGGAAGAAGACCGCGTGCCTGCTTGCGTACGCACCTGCCCGTCCGGCGCGCGTCATTTCGGAGACCTGGGCGACCCAGACAGCGATGTATCAAAACTGGTCGCCGATCGCGGCGGGTTTGACCTGATGCCGGATCTGGGCACAAAGCCCGTAAACAAATACCTGCCGCCCCGCCCCAAGGATCAGCTGGACACCGCGCCGCTGAACAAGGTCGCGGATGAACCCAAAGGGTTCCTTGGTTGGCTGGACAAAGCGCTCGACAAGCTCTGA
- a CDS encoding 3-deoxy-D-manno-octulosonic acid transferase, whose amino-acid sequence MSLIRSSLLRRLQALQGKKPTERLTPSDRAQDEATQAIKQARQGKSEHVRPEGLVVWACLPDLTESEALMSLIPPLRAEMGDVTLLLTTQDRHPNDAAPPDGIYHVGPKFEPAPIRNFLDHWQPDVVIWVHPEIDLVVLDALKKRGVSVIWMGAKIPQDRGLTQRFKLSALRDAAAEIDSIIAKDGASRRELLRLGIPVEKMRVTGLLQPLSQVPGCDIEERDRIAQKLDARPVWLAAGVDPSEENAILNAHRILIRKSHRLLLVLIPEDPARSTGLTEQLERDSWIISTRTNDDCPHRDDQIFVVDRADECELWMHLASITWIGGTLAGGANRNPLDPAALGSVVLFGPEGGRHAASLDRLASAGAARRVRDASTLAVEIEHLLAPDKAAEMAMAAWDVTTKGADVSEFLMQRLLDLLDEAESRKVF is encoded by the coding sequence ATGTCGCTGATCAGATCATCGCTGTTGCGACGCTTGCAGGCTTTGCAAGGCAAGAAACCTACTGAACGGCTTACGCCGTCAGATAGGGCGCAGGATGAAGCGACGCAGGCGATCAAGCAGGCGCGGCAGGGCAAATCTGAACATGTGCGCCCAGAGGGGCTGGTTGTCTGGGCCTGTCTGCCCGATTTGACGGAAAGCGAAGCGCTGATGTCGCTGATCCCGCCGCTGCGCGCTGAAATGGGTGACGTGACGCTTTTGCTTACCACACAAGACCGACATCCCAATGACGCCGCACCGCCTGACGGCATCTATCATGTCGGCCCTAAGTTCGAACCTGCTCCGATCCGCAACTTTCTGGATCATTGGCAACCGGATGTGGTCATTTGGGTGCATCCTGAAATTGATCTGGTAGTCTTAGATGCGTTGAAAAAAAGGGGCGTCTCGGTCATCTGGATGGGGGCAAAGATCCCGCAGGATCGAGGTCTGACTCAGCGCTTCAAGCTATCTGCCTTGCGCGATGCTGCGGCGGAAATAGACTCTATTATTGCCAAAGACGGCGCGTCTCGGCGCGAACTTCTGCGCCTTGGCATCCCGGTCGAGAAGATGCGCGTCACAGGCCTTCTTCAACCTCTCAGTCAGGTGCCCGGATGTGACATTGAAGAACGAGATCGCATCGCGCAGAAACTAGATGCGCGCCCTGTCTGGTTGGCCGCAGGCGTAGACCCGAGCGAGGAGAATGCCATCCTGAATGCGCATCGCATTCTTATCCGCAAGTCTCATCGTCTTTTACTGGTTTTGATTCCCGAAGACCCAGCCCGCTCGACTGGTCTGACCGAGCAGCTTGAGCGTGACAGTTGGATCATTTCCACCCGCACGAACGATGACTGCCCGCATCGGGATGATCAGATATTTGTCGTCGATCGCGCTGATGAATGCGAGCTTTGGATGCATTTGGCGTCGATCACATGGATCGGCGGAACCCTGGCAGGTGGGGCCAACAGAAATCCACTGGATCCCGCTGCTTTGGGGTCTGTCGTGCTTTTTGGCCCCGAGGGGGGAAGGCACGCAGCTTCCTTGGATCGTCTTGCCAGCGCCGGGGCAGCGCGCCGGGTGCGCGACGCCTCAACTCTGGCGGTCGAGATCGAGCACCTTCTGGCACCGGACAAAGCCGCAGAAATGGCGATGGCCGCGTGGGACGTCACCACCAAGGGCGCAGATGTCAGTGAGTTCTTGATGCAGCGGCTTCTGGATCTTCTGGATGAAGCTGAAAGTCGAAAGGTTTTTTAA
- a CDS encoding ArsJ-associated glyceraldehyde-3-phosphate dehydrogenase yields MTRIAINGLGRMGKLVLRDLIDNGAPGEIVQLNDPVGNAEQHAHLLEWDTVHGRWPAEFSAGEDSITINGQEMKLTGSWTLDALPLEELGVDMVIDCTGAFKTNEKLAPYYAAGVKKVIVSAPVKEENALNIVYGVNDDLYDGHDLVTAASCTTNCLAPVVKVLLDRIGIKHGSMTTIHDVTNTQTIVDRPAKDLRRARSALNSLIPTSTGSAKAITQIFPELTGRLNGHAVRVPLLNASLTDCVFEVERETTAEEINGFFKEAAEGDLKDILGYEERPLVSADYTNDPRSSIIDALSTMVINGTQVKIYAWYDNEWGYACRLADVTRMVGATM; encoded by the coding sequence ATGACACGTATCGCAATCAACGGACTTGGCCGCATGGGCAAACTGGTTCTGCGGGACCTGATCGACAACGGTGCCCCCGGAGAAATCGTGCAGCTGAACGACCCTGTGGGCAACGCTGAACAGCATGCGCATCTGCTGGAATGGGACACCGTGCATGGCCGCTGGCCGGCCGAGTTCTCGGCGGGTGAAGACAGCATCACGATCAACGGCCAAGAAATGAAGCTGACCGGATCTTGGACGCTGGACGCGCTTCCGCTGGAAGAGCTGGGCGTTGATATGGTGATCGACTGCACCGGCGCATTCAAAACCAACGAAAAGCTGGCCCCGTATTATGCCGCTGGTGTGAAAAAGGTAATCGTGTCCGCCCCGGTCAAGGAAGAGAACGCCCTGAACATCGTCTATGGCGTCAATGACGACCTCTATGACGGGCATGACCTTGTGACTGCGGCGTCCTGCACGACGAACTGTCTGGCCCCGGTGGTGAAGGTGCTGCTGGATCGGATCGGCATCAAGCACGGCTCGATGACCACGATCCACGACGTGACCAACACGCAAACCATCGTGGACCGCCCCGCCAAAGATCTGCGTCGTGCGCGGTCTGCGCTGAACTCGCTGATCCCGACCTCGACTGGATCGGCCAAGGCAATCACCCAGATTTTCCCCGAGCTGACCGGGCGCCTGAACGGCCACGCCGTGCGCGTGCCGCTTCTGAATGCCTCGCTGACGGACTGCGTGTTCGAGGTCGAGCGGGAAACCACCGCCGAAGAGATCAACGGCTTCTTTAAAGAGGCCGCCGAGGGCGATCTGAAAGACATTCTCGGCTACGAGGAGCGTCCGCTGGTCTCGGCGGATTATACCAACGATCCCCGCAGCTCGATCATCGACGCGCTATCGACAATGGTGATCAATGGCACGCAGGTAAAGATCTATGCCTGGTACGACAACGAATGGGGTTACGCCTGCCGTCTGGCCGATGTCACCCGCATGGTCGGAGCCACAATGTGA
- the lpxK gene encoding tetraacyldisaccharide 4'-kinase, whose translation MRTPSYWFTDPDKPDWRARLLSPLGWLYGFGTARRVAGANDAYRASVPVVCIGNINAGGTGKTPTTIALAQRLISQGKVVHIVSRGHRGSEEGPLRVDERQHGADQVGDEPLLMAAFAPTWIARDRVKGVQAAEAAGAEIILMDDGFQNPSVHKTLSIVVVDAVKGFGNARCIPAGPLREPVRAGMKRADLLLSVGHARAQTLFQQKWDKVITCPHATGQLEPLQTGMDWEGMNVLAFAGIGLPEKFFATVSDLGANLLRAEALADHQPLTDALMKRLEIEAAALGAQLVTTEKDAVRLPDGFRRKVLTVPVRLELEDWSAVDAALARILAG comes from the coding sequence ATGCGTACACCCAGTTATTGGTTCACCGATCCTGACAAGCCGGATTGGCGCGCGCGCCTTTTGTCACCATTGGGCTGGCTTTACGGATTTGGCACCGCCCGACGCGTTGCGGGTGCAAACGACGCCTATCGTGCCTCGGTTCCTGTGGTTTGCATCGGCAATATCAATGCCGGAGGAACTGGAAAGACCCCGACGACCATTGCGCTGGCGCAAAGACTAATATCGCAAGGCAAGGTGGTGCATATCGTGTCGCGTGGTCACCGTGGCAGTGAAGAAGGCCCGCTGCGTGTGGACGAACGTCAACATGGGGCGGATCAGGTCGGGGATGAGCCGCTTCTGATGGCTGCTTTTGCGCCCACCTGGATTGCCCGGGATCGTGTGAAGGGGGTGCAAGCCGCCGAAGCGGCCGGTGCCGAGATCATTCTGATGGATGACGGCTTTCAAAACCCGAGTGTACACAAGACGCTGTCCATCGTGGTTGTCGACGCGGTGAAAGGGTTCGGAAACGCTCGTTGTATTCCGGCCGGCCCCCTACGCGAACCCGTCCGCGCCGGGATGAAACGCGCGGACCTTCTGCTGTCAGTCGGTCATGCCCGCGCACAGACCCTATTCCAGCAGAAATGGGACAAAGTGATTACCTGCCCGCATGCCACTGGACAGCTTGAACCGCTTCAAACCGGTATGGACTGGGAGGGGATGAATGTGCTTGCCTTTGCCGGGATCGGCCTGCCCGAAAAGTTCTTTGCCACCGTCAGTGATTTGGGCGCAAATCTTCTAAGGGCCGAGGCGCTGGCCGATCATCAACCGCTGACCGATGCGCTGATGAAACGGCTTGAGATCGAAGCCGCAGCACTCGGTGCCCAGTTGGTGACCACAGAAAAGGACGCGGTACGCCTGCCTGACGGGTTTCGCCGCAAGGTGTTGACCGTGCCAGTTCGATTAGAGCTAGAGGATTGGAGCGCAGTTGACGCGGCGCTTGCGCGTATCTTAGCGGGTTAA
- the arsJ gene encoding organoarsenical effux MFS transporter ArsJ: MTLTEPKQGLAAYVAVTAAYWAFMLSDGALRMLVLLHFHTLGFSPFTLAWLFLLYEFMGVVTNLSAGWIAARFGLTSTLYAGLTLQIVALIALSQLSADWAVVTSVIYVMVVQGMSGVAKDLSKMSSKSAVKLLAPEGDGLFRWVAILTGSKNAVKGFGFLLGAALLALIGFTPSVIAMAIVLGAILIGVVAFMPSGLPKGSKSAKFSQVWSKDVRINRLSVARMFLFGARDVWFVVGIPVYFHAVVSDGTHAGDRSAFFLIGSFMALWIIAYGAVQAWAPKLLKAAERDAHDFPRLATLWVGILTIVIGALAVAALFPGPWLTPVLVAGLLVFGFVFAVNSSLHSYLILAFTKAERVTMDVGFYYMSNAAGRLIGTLLSGLSYQLGGLSLCLGTAAAMSAASWVSARQLAKLDHAA, encoded by the coding sequence GTGACCCTAACCGAGCCCAAACAGGGGCTTGCCGCATATGTTGCCGTCACAGCCGCCTATTGGGCGTTCATGCTGTCGGACGGTGCGTTGCGGATGCTGGTGCTGCTGCATTTCCATACGCTCGGCTTCTCGCCCTTCACGCTGGCGTGGCTGTTCCTGCTGTATGAGTTCATGGGTGTTGTCACCAACCTGTCTGCCGGCTGGATCGCCGCGCGGTTTGGCCTGACCTCGACGCTGTATGCGGGTCTAACATTGCAAATTGTGGCCCTTATTGCCTTGTCGCAGCTATCGGCAGATTGGGCGGTCGTGACTTCAGTTATCTATGTGATGGTGGTGCAGGGCATGTCCGGAGTCGCCAAGGACCTGTCCAAGATGTCATCCAAAAGCGCGGTGAAGCTGCTGGCGCCCGAGGGCGACGGGCTGTTCCGCTGGGTGGCAATCCTGACCGGATCGAAAAACGCCGTGAAGGGCTTTGGCTTCCTGCTAGGGGCCGCATTGCTGGCGTTGATCGGCTTTACGCCATCCGTCATCGCAATGGCGATTGTGCTGGGCGCGATCCTGATCGGCGTGGTGGCTTTCATGCCATCCGGGCTTCCGAAGGGTTCTAAATCAGCCAAATTCTCGCAAGTTTGGTCAAAGGACGTGCGGATCAACCGGCTGTCTGTGGCGCGGATGTTCCTGTTCGGTGCGCGTGACGTGTGGTTCGTGGTCGGCATACCTGTCTACTTCCATGCCGTCGTATCAGACGGCACACATGCAGGCGATCGGAGCGCATTCTTCCTGATTGGCAGCTTTATGGCACTATGGATCATCGCCTATGGAGCCGTTCAAGCTTGGGCGCCGAAGCTTTTGAAAGCCGCCGAACGCGACGCGCACGACTTCCCCCGCCTTGCCACGCTTTGGGTTGGCATTCTGACAATCGTGATCGGCGCCTTGGCAGTTGCAGCCTTGTTCCCCGGGCCCTGGCTGACCCCGGTTCTGGTTGCGGGTCTTCTGGTGTTTGGCTTTGTCTTTGCGGTGAACAGCTCGCTTCATTCCTATCTAATCCTCGCCTTCACCAAGGCCGAGCGTGTGACGATGGATGTGGGCTTCTATTATATGTCCAACGCAGCAGGTCGGCTGATCGGCACGCTTCTGTCCGGCCTGTCCTACCAGCTCGGAGGTCTGTCCTTGTGCCTTGGGACCGCCGCCGCAATGTCCGCTGCCAGTTGGGTGTCCGCACGCCAGCTTGCCAAGCTGGATCATGCCGCCTAG
- a CDS encoding alpha/beta hydrolase, whose protein sequence is MDYSKLIDDEIWRFIRETDAHYPPDAVNRSAAQQREVYNNMCRAFFAGYPEGLEVRDQTIETVPTRIYEPNDPKGTVAYFHGGGFVVGGLESHDDVCAEIAHETGLRVVSVDYRLCPEHPHPAAFDDALAVVKYVSLTWPKPLVLVGDSAGGNLAAASCHALRGQVQIAGQVLIYPGLGGDLTKGSYIDHAKAPMLSMEDLKFYNAIRYASPPDRPDPTAAPLEDTDFSNLPPTVSITAECDPLADDGRTYRDAILNAGGKAVWFNETGLVHGYLRARHQSTRARRSFERITQQITMLARGEWHH, encoded by the coding sequence ATGGACTATTCAAAACTGATCGACGATGAAATCTGGCGCTTTATTCGCGAGACGGACGCACATTACCCCCCCGACGCGGTGAACCGATCTGCGGCCCAGCAGCGCGAGGTTTACAACAACATGTGCCGTGCCTTCTTCGCGGGCTATCCCGAAGGGCTGGAGGTGCGGGATCAGACCATCGAAACTGTCCCAACACGTATCTATGAACCAAACGACCCCAAGGGCACCGTGGCCTATTTCCATGGCGGAGGGTTCGTGGTCGGAGGGCTGGAAAGCCACGATGATGTCTGCGCTGAAATTGCCCACGAAACCGGGCTGCGTGTGGTCAGTGTTGACTACCGGTTGTGCCCAGAACATCCCCACCCTGCTGCGTTCGATGATGCGCTGGCTGTTGTGAAATATGTGTCTCTAACATGGCCCAAACCGCTTGTTTTGGTTGGGGACAGCGCCGGCGGTAATCTGGCCGCAGCGTCTTGCCACGCATTGCGTGGGCAGGTGCAGATCGCAGGTCAGGTTCTGATCTATCCCGGTCTGGGCGGTGACTTGACCAAAGGCTCGTATATCGACCACGCCAAGGCACCTATGTTGTCGATGGAGGATCTGAAGTTCTACAACGCGATCCGATATGCGAGCCCGCCCGATCGGCCAGATCCAACCGCCGCTCCGCTCGAGGATACGGACTTTAGCAATCTGCCGCCAACAGTCTCTATTACGGCGGAATGTGATCCCTTGGCGGATGATGGGCGCACCTATCGTGACGCTATTCTCAACGCCGGCGGAAAAGCCGTTTGGTTCAATGAAACGGGGTTGGTGCATGGCTATCTGCGGGCACGCCATCAGTCCACGCGCGCGCGTCGCAGTTTCGAGCGCATCACCCAGCAAATCACTATGTTGGCGCGCGGCGAATGGCATCACTGA
- a CDS encoding molybdopterin oxidoreductase family protein, with product MSKPENIQIDTSPPVSDEVRKTTCYMCACRCGINVHMKDGKVAYIEGNRDHPVNKGVLCGKGSAGIMQHYAPSRLRAPLKRVGPRGSGEFEEISWDEALEMAVGWMGPLRNEDPSKLAFFTGRDQSQSFTSWFAQSYGTPNYAAHGGFCSVNMAAAGIYTMGGAFWEFGQPDWDRTKLFMLFGVAEDHDSNPIKIGLGKLKERGARVIGVNPIRSGYNAIADEWVGITPGTDGLFILALVHELFRAGQVDLNYLSRYTNAGFIVNEEPNTAETGLFLRGATGKPQVICRETGKLADYDTPGVMPDLAATYRHAGQSHRPVFQLMAERYLSDEYAPDAVADRTGVSADRIRSIAAELAHVAFEEEIVLDQPWTDWKGEKHDKMIGRPVSFHAMRGISAHSNGFQTCRALHVLQILLGSVEVPGGFRFKPPYPKPYDAHPTPHVGVTVGGPLDGPHLGFVRGPEHLALKEDGSPARIDKAFTWENPMSSHGLMHMVISNAHAGDPYKIDTLFLYMANMAWNSSMNSSEVMRMLTDKDDNGDYVIPHIIYSDAYSSEMVAYADLILPDTTYLERHDCISLLDRPICEADGAADAIRWPVVEPDRDVRGFQTVLIQLGVKMGLPGFVNEDGSAKYEDYADYIVNHERRPGVGPLAGWRGEDGNGKGRGEPNPAQLDKYIENGGFWVNHVPENASFYKPWNKHYQEWAVKRGIFDVESPYVFSLYVEPMRKFQLAAEGFGDRQPPDNLREQIGQTMDPLPIWYEPFENSNVDTDEYPIHALTQRPMHMYHSWGTQNAWLRQITGKNYLYLPTKIWEEHGFKDGDFATVSSVHGQITVPVAHHAGLNGDTIWTWNAIGKRKGAWALDEDAPEAKDGFLLNHLISELQPPKGDGLRWSNSDPITGQAAWFDLRVKIEKAETKPAESQPAYPPIKSPVGKGPKTVARKI from the coding sequence ATGAGTAAACCGGAAAACATCCAGATCGACACCTCCCCTCCTGTCTCGGACGAGGTACGGAAAACGACGTGCTATATGTGTGCCTGCCGATGTGGGATCAACGTGCATATGAAAGACGGCAAGGTCGCCTATATCGAGGGCAACCGCGATCACCCTGTGAACAAAGGCGTTTTGTGCGGCAAGGGATCGGCCGGGATCATGCAGCATTACGCGCCATCGCGTCTGCGGGCGCCGCTGAAACGAGTCGGTCCGCGCGGATCGGGCGAGTTCGAGGAGATTTCCTGGGACGAAGCGCTAGAGATGGCCGTCGGCTGGATGGGACCGCTGCGCAACGAAGATCCGTCAAAGCTGGCGTTCTTCACCGGACGTGATCAAAGCCAAAGCTTCACCTCGTGGTTTGCCCAAAGCTATGGCACGCCGAACTACGCCGCACATGGTGGGTTCTGTTCCGTCAACATGGCGGCGGCAGGCATCTACACGATGGGCGGCGCGTTTTGGGAGTTCGGCCAGCCCGACTGGGACCGTACCAAACTGTTCATGTTGTTCGGTGTCGCGGAAGACCACGATTCAAACCCGATCAAGATCGGTCTGGGCAAGCTGAAAGAGCGCGGCGCGCGCGTGATTGGCGTGAACCCGATCCGCTCGGGTTATAACGCGATTGCAGATGAATGGGTGGGGATCACGCCCGGCACGGACGGGTTGTTTATCCTTGCGCTGGTGCACGAGCTGTTCCGCGCAGGTCAGGTCGATCTGAACTATTTGTCGCGCTATACCAACGCGGGCTTCATCGTAAATGAAGAGCCTAACACAGCGGAAACCGGCCTTTTCCTGCGTGGCGCAACTGGCAAACCGCAGGTCATCTGCCGCGAGACCGGAAAGCTGGCGGACTATGACACGCCCGGCGTAATGCCCGATCTTGCCGCCACCTATCGCCACGCGGGCCAAAGCCATCGCCCCGTGTTCCAGCTGATGGCGGAACGCTATCTTTCGGACGAATATGCCCCTGATGCCGTGGCCGATCGCACTGGTGTTTCGGCAGACAGAATACGCTCTATTGCAGCAGAACTTGCCCATGTGGCCTTCGAGGAAGAGATCGTTCTGGATCAGCCTTGGACCGATTGGAAGGGTGAAAAGCACGACAAGATGATCGGCCGTCCGGTCAGCTTCCACGCGATGCGCGGGATCTCGGCGCATTCGAACGGCTTCCAGACCTGCCGCGCGCTGCATGTGCTACAGATCCTGCTGGGATCGGTCGAGGTACCGGGCGGATTCCGCTTTAAACCGCCCTATCCCAAACCCTATGACGCCCACCCCACCCCGCATGTCGGGGTGACCGTTGGCGGGCCGCTGGACGGGCCGCATCTGGGGTTCGTCCGAGGGCCCGAGCATCTGGCCTTGAAGGAAGACGGCAGCCCAGCGCGGATCGACAAAGCGTTCACATGGGAGAACCCGATGTCCAGCCATGGGCTGATGCATATGGTGATCTCGAACGCACATGCCGGCGATCCCTATAAAATCGACACGCTGTTCCTGTATATGGCTAACATGGCGTGGAACTCGTCGATGAACTCGTCCGAGGTGATGCGGATGCTCACCGACAAAGACGACAACGGCGACTACGTTATCCCGCACATCATCTACTCGGATGCCTATAGTTCGGAAATGGTCGCCTATGCGGACCTGATCCTTCCGGACACGACCTATTTGGAGCGTCACGACTGTATCTCTCTGCTTGATCGCCCGATCTGTGAAGCAGACGGCGCGGCTGATGCGATCCGCTGGCCGGTGGTCGAGCCTGACCGCGATGTGCGCGGGTTCCAGACGGTTCTGATCCAACTGGGCGTCAAAATGGGACTGCCCGGTTTCGTGAACGAAGACGGGTCTGCCAAGTATGAAGATTATGCCGATTACATCGTCAATCACGAACGCCGTCCGGGCGTCGGTCCGCTGGCCGGCTGGCGCGGTGAAGACGGCAATGGAAAGGGCCGAGGAGAGCCTAATCCGGCCCAACTTGATAAATATATCGAGAATGGCGGCTTCTGGGTTAACCACGTTCCCGAGAACGCAAGCTTCTATAAGCCGTGGAACAAGCACTATCAGGAGTGGGCAGTGAAGCGCGGGATTTTCGATGTGGAATCGCCCTATGTCTTCAGCCTCTATGTCGAACCGATGCGCAAGTTCCAGCTGGCCGCCGAAGGGTTCGGAGACCGCCAGCCCCCCGACAATCTGCGCGAACAGATCGGGCAAACGATGGACCCGCTGCCCATTTGGTACGAGCCCTTCGAGAACAGCAATGTCGACACGGATGAGTATCCGATCCACGCCCTAACCCAGCGCCCGATGCATATGTATCACTCGTGGGGCACGCAGAACGCGTGGCTGCGTCAGATCACCGGGAAGAACTACCTGTATCTGCCCACCAAGATCTGGGAAGAGCACGGGTTCAAAGATGGGGATTTCGCAACCGTGTCATCCGTGCATGGACAGATCACCGTACCTGTCGCACATCACGCAGGGCTGAACGGCGATACGATCTGGACGTGGAACGCCATCGGCAAGCGCAAGGGCGCTTGGGCGCTAGATGAAGACGCGCCCGAGGCCAAAGATGGCTTCCTTCTGAACCACCTGATCAGCGAGCTTCAGCCGCCGAAAGGTGACGGCCTCCGCTGGTCGAATTCGGACCCGATTACTGGGCAAGCCGCGTGGTTCGATTTGCGCGTGAAAATCGAGAAAGCAGAGACTAAACCTGCGGAAAGCCAGCCTGCGTACCCACCGATCAAGTCCCCCGTGGGCAAAGGCCCCAAAACTGTGGCGAGGAAGATCTGA
- a CDS encoding NAD(P)-dependent oxidoreductase, with protein sequence MDHLPIFLDIKGRKVVIDGGGTTAARRVERALDAGALVHVFESEPQAELLGLLQRPGVTHHARLPKKEDFKGCIIAYGASDIPERDEFLYAAAKAEGALVNVADVKPLCDFITPSIVDRSPVTIAISTGGAAPVIARILRARIESLLPSGYGRLASFLSGFRGKVETHITSGRARRRFWEQMIEGPIGDAFLAGDEVRAEELIDQSLTGEDPDQKGGIWLVGIGSGAQDLLTFRALSVMQRADVIVHDASANSDILALTRRDATRMTADDAALADYAGMANSGRRVVWLVSGDPASRADAKSWIARLTGQGAEVQVVPGVSNAGYATHSQGNIISLNQTSETASHAMSLAPRASL encoded by the coding sequence ATGGATCATCTACCAATATTTCTGGATATAAAGGGCCGGAAAGTGGTCATAGACGGCGGCGGTACAACCGCCGCTCGACGTGTTGAACGTGCCTTGGATGCGGGTGCTTTGGTTCATGTGTTCGAGAGCGAGCCTCAGGCCGAGTTGCTGGGACTGCTTCAGCGACCGGGTGTGACACATCATGCGCGCCTGCCGAAAAAGGAAGATTTCAAAGGCTGTATCATCGCATATGGCGCATCCGACATCCCCGAGCGAGACGAGTTCCTGTACGCCGCCGCCAAGGCTGAAGGCGCGCTGGTGAACGTCGCGGATGTGAAGCCGCTCTGCGATTTTATTACGCCGTCGATTGTCGATCGCAGCCCCGTCACCATCGCTATCTCGACCGGGGGCGCCGCGCCTGTCATCGCGCGCATTTTGCGTGCCCGGATCGAGTCGCTTTTGCCGTCTGGCTATGGCCGCCTTGCCAGTTTCCTCAGCGGGTTTCGCGGCAAAGTAGAGACACATATTACCAGCGGCCGCGCCCGCCGTCGCTTTTGGGAACAGATGATCGAGGGCCCGATTGGCGATGCCTTCCTAGCGGGCGACGAGGTCCGCGCCGAAGAGCTGATCGACCAATCCCTTACCGGTGAAGACCCGGATCAGAAGGGTGGGATCTGGCTGGTGGGCATCGGATCGGGCGCTCAGGATCTGCTGACCTTCCGCGCCCTGTCTGTCATGCAGCGTGCTGATGTGATTGTGCACGATGCGTCGGCCAATTCCGACATTCTGGCACTGACCCGCCGTGACGCAACTCGGATGACTGCGGATGACGCCGCGTTGGCCGACTATGCCGGGATGGCGAATAGCGGGCGCCGCGTGGTTTGGCTGGTTTCGGGTGACCCGGCAAGTCGGGCAGATGCGAAGTCTTGGATTGCGCGTCTGACGGGGCAGGGGGCCGAGGTTCAGGTGGTTCCAGGTGTATCAAACGCCGGTTATGCCACCCATTCTCAGGGTAATATCATATCGTTGAATCAGACCTCGGAAACCGCATCGCATGCGATGAGCTTGGCTCCGCGCGCCTCGCTTTGA